A single genomic interval of Microbacterium sp. BLY harbors:
- the ribA gene encoding GTP cyclohydrolase II, translated as MSLSTIPEALEALRAGRPVLVADDENRENEGDVVLSAELATPEWVAWTVRWSSGFLCAPMPTDLADSLNLPPMVAASEDARSTAYTVSVDAAEGVTTGISASDRARTLTVLANPDSTPASLIRPGHVLPLRAVDGGVRERSGHTEAAVELMKLAGLRPVGAIAEVVAEDGSMMRLPGLMELGARDGVPVITIEQLIAYLNEIDPEGATPAAHRGRRVSLRADATVPTDHGTFRFLAYKDRVTGTDHIAVVSGEPTETALVRVHSECLTGEAFGSQKCECGPQLDAALDAIDREGGIVIYMRGHEGRGIGLINKLRAYSLQEDGLDTVDANLALGLPADARDYAAAAGILTDLGVSKVRLLTNNTDKVTKLRELGLDVVEQVPLIVGVGPNNHQYLETKRDRMGHIIGEAELAEALAAGKDEE; from the coding sequence ATGAGCCTGTCAACCATTCCCGAGGCACTGGAGGCGCTGCGCGCCGGACGCCCCGTGCTCGTGGCCGACGACGAGAACCGCGAGAACGAGGGCGACGTCGTCCTCTCCGCCGAGCTCGCCACCCCCGAGTGGGTCGCGTGGACCGTGCGCTGGTCCTCCGGCTTCCTCTGCGCGCCGATGCCCACCGACCTCGCGGACAGCCTCAACCTGCCCCCGATGGTCGCGGCCAGCGAGGACGCCCGCTCCACGGCGTACACCGTGAGCGTCGATGCGGCGGAAGGCGTGACCACGGGCATCAGCGCGAGCGATCGCGCCCGCACCCTCACCGTGCTCGCGAACCCCGACTCGACCCCCGCGAGCCTCATCCGCCCCGGCCATGTGCTGCCGCTGCGGGCCGTCGACGGCGGCGTGCGCGAGCGCAGCGGCCACACCGAGGCCGCCGTCGAACTCATGAAGCTCGCCGGCCTCCGCCCCGTCGGCGCGATCGCGGAGGTGGTCGCGGAGGACGGCAGCATGATGCGGTTGCCGGGACTGATGGAGCTCGGCGCACGGGACGGCGTACCGGTCATCACGATCGAGCAGCTCATCGCGTACCTCAACGAGATCGACCCGGAGGGGGCGACACCGGCCGCCCACCGCGGGCGCCGCGTGAGCCTGCGCGCGGACGCGACCGTGCCCACCGACCACGGCACGTTCCGCTTCCTCGCCTACAAGGACCGCGTCACCGGCACCGACCACATCGCCGTCGTCTCGGGTGAGCCCACCGAGACCGCCCTGGTGCGCGTGCACTCCGAGTGCCTGACGGGCGAGGCGTTCGGCTCCCAGAAGTGCGAGTGCGGACCGCAGCTCGACGCGGCGCTCGACGCGATCGACCGCGAGGGCGGCATCGTCATCTACATGCGGGGGCACGAGGGGCGGGGCATCGGCCTCATCAACAAGCTGCGCGCCTACAGCCTGCAGGAGGACGGCCTGGACACGGTCGACGCGAACCTGGCGCTCGGCCTTCCGGCGGACGCCCGCGACTATGCGGCGGCGGCCGGGATCCTCACCGACCTGGGAGTGTCGAAGGTGCGCCTGCTCACCAACAACACCGACAAGGTGACCAAGCTGCGCGAGCTCGGCCTCGACGTCGTCGAGCAGGTGCCGCTCATCGTGGGCGTGGGCCCGAACAACCACCAGTACCTGGAGACCAAGCGCGATCGCATGGGCCACATCATCGGCGAGGCAGAGCTCGCCGAGGCCCTCGCGGCAGGAAAGGACGAGGAATGA
- a CDS encoding riboflavin synthase gives MFTGIIEEIGEITAIADSGDGWRLTVRAPKAAADAVHGESIAVSGVCLTVVGSTPETFDADVMKQTLDVAAIGQATVGTRVNIEKAMPVGARLGGHIVQGHVDGAGTVLEVRPGAQWSVLRISLPDDLAPLVVDKGSISVDGTSLTVSAVSPATPSTGSGAHPSTGSGAQEGSGAHPSTGKGAQGGHWFEVSLIPETLAATTLGTRAVGDRVNLETDILARHVERLLAFRAAPEGGSR, from the coding sequence ATGTTCACCGGAATCATCGAGGAGATCGGCGAGATCACCGCCATCGCCGACTCGGGCGACGGCTGGCGGCTCACGGTCCGCGCCCCGAAGGCGGCCGCGGACGCGGTCCACGGCGAGTCGATCGCGGTCTCGGGCGTCTGCCTGACCGTCGTCGGCTCGACTCCCGAGACGTTCGACGCCGATGTCATGAAGCAGACGCTCGACGTCGCGGCCATCGGCCAGGCGACCGTCGGCACCAGGGTCAACATCGAGAAGGCGATGCCCGTCGGGGCGCGCCTCGGCGGTCACATCGTGCAGGGCCACGTCGACGGCGCCGGGACGGTGCTCGAGGTGCGACCCGGCGCGCAGTGGAGCGTCCTGCGCATCAGCCTTCCGGACGACCTCGCGCCGCTCGTCGTCGACAAGGGCTCGATCTCCGTGGACGGCACGTCGCTGACGGTGAGCGCGGTGAGCCCTGCGACCCCTTCGACAGGCTCAGGGGCCCACCCTTCGACAGGCTCAGGGGCCCAGGAGGGCTCAGGGGCCCACCCTTCGACAGGCAAAGGGGCCCAGGGCGGGCACTGGTTCGAGGTGTCGCTCATCCCGGAGACGCTGGCGGCGACCACCCTCGGCACGCGCGCGGTCGGCGACCGCGTGAACCTCGAGACCGACATCCTCGCGCGGCACGTCGAGCGGCTGCTCGCGTTCCGCGCCGCACCGGAAGGGGGCTCCCGATGA
- the ribD gene encoding bifunctional diaminohydroxyphosphoribosylaminopyrimidine deaminase/5-amino-6-(5-phosphoribosylamino)uracil reductase RibD, translated as MAVTATERRAMDRALALATRGPRGVNPQVGAVLLSPDGEVLAEGWHRGSGTPHAEVDALSKLAPGAAEGATAIVTLEPCNHTGRTGPCALALIDAGVARVVYALDDPGEVSGGGAERLRAAGVSVESGERAAEAHALIGDWLAAARLGRPQVIVKWAQSLDGRAAADDGSSQWITGPEARADVHRRRAQADAIAVGTGTVLADDPALTARDGDVLLPHQPVPVVIGTRPTPEDAAVHRHPHAPLFYDTHDLSAVLADLHARGIQTLFVEGGPTLASAFLAAGLADRVLAYVAPVLLGGRRTALTDIGVDSIAHARRLVVDEWLPLGADLLAIAHPADADDPDRVGPEKEGSL; from the coding sequence ATGGCAGTGACCGCGACAGAGCGCCGCGCGATGGATCGCGCGCTCGCCCTCGCGACGCGCGGCCCCCGCGGAGTGAATCCGCAGGTGGGCGCCGTGCTCCTCTCCCCCGACGGCGAGGTGCTGGCGGAAGGCTGGCACCGGGGCTCCGGCACGCCGCACGCCGAGGTCGACGCGCTGTCGAAGCTCGCCCCGGGCGCTGCCGAGGGGGCGACGGCGATCGTCACCCTCGAACCCTGCAACCACACCGGCCGCACCGGTCCCTGCGCGCTCGCTCTCATCGACGCCGGGGTCGCCCGCGTCGTCTATGCGCTCGACGATCCCGGCGAGGTCTCCGGCGGGGGCGCGGAGCGGCTGCGGGCCGCCGGCGTCAGCGTCGAATCCGGCGAACGCGCCGCCGAGGCGCACGCGCTGATCGGCGACTGGCTCGCCGCGGCACGGCTCGGTCGGCCGCAGGTCATCGTCAAGTGGGCCCAGAGCCTCGATGGGCGGGCTGCGGCGGACGACGGCAGCAGCCAGTGGATCACCGGTCCGGAGGCCCGGGCCGACGTGCACCGGCGACGCGCGCAGGCCGACGCCATCGCGGTCGGCACCGGCACGGTCCTCGCCGACGACCCGGCGCTCACCGCCCGCGACGGCGACGTGCTCCTGCCGCACCAGCCGGTCCCGGTCGTGATCGGCACGCGCCCCACCCCCGAGGACGCGGCCGTGCACCGCCACCCGCACGCCCCCCTGTTCTACGACACGCACGACCTGTCGGCGGTCCTCGCCGACCTGCACGCGCGCGGCATCCAGACGCTGTTCGTGGAAGGAGGGCCGACCCTCGCCAGCGCCTTCCTCGCCGCCGGACTCGCCGACCGCGTGCTCGCCTACGTCGCCCCGGTGCTGCTCGGCGGCCGGAGAACAGCGCTCACCGATATCGGCGTCGACTCGATCGCTCACGCGCGCCGCCTCGTCGTCGACGAATGGCTGCCGCTGGGCGCAGACCTGCTCGCGATCGCGCACCCCGCGGACGCGGATGACCCGGACCGCGTCGGCCCGGAGAAGGAGGGAAGCCTCTGA
- a CDS encoding Fpg/Nei family DNA glycosylase has translation MPEMPEVEGLVAFLGERTTGRTITRASVAAIAALKTYDPPISALQGAEITGAERRGKFVVLSCGPDLHLVFHLAKAGWLRWYDTLPTTLLKPGKSPIALRIALDDGSGFDLTEAGTKKSLAVYVVRDPDEVPGIARLGPDPLDPSFTRDAFAALLDDRRMQIKGLLRDQGVIAGIGNAYSDEILHAARMSPYAIAGTLDDAEIDRLFAAMQETLAEAVATASGKPPADLKDAKRRGMRVHARRGEACPVCGDEVRSVFFADRSLEYCPTCQTGGKILADRRLSRLLK, from the coding sequence ATGCCCGAGATGCCGGAGGTCGAAGGACTCGTCGCGTTCCTCGGCGAGCGCACCACCGGACGCACGATCACCCGTGCCTCCGTGGCCGCGATCGCCGCGCTGAAGACCTACGACCCGCCGATCTCGGCGCTCCAGGGCGCGGAGATCACGGGGGCGGAGCGTCGGGGCAAGTTCGTGGTGCTGTCCTGCGGACCCGACCTGCACCTCGTCTTCCACCTGGCGAAGGCCGGATGGCTGCGCTGGTACGACACCCTGCCGACCACGCTCCTCAAGCCGGGCAAGTCGCCCATCGCGCTGCGGATCGCTCTCGACGACGGCAGCGGCTTCGATCTGACGGAGGCCGGGACGAAGAAGTCGCTGGCCGTGTACGTCGTCCGCGACCCCGACGAGGTGCCCGGCATCGCCCGCCTCGGTCCCGATCCGCTCGATCCCTCGTTCACGCGCGACGCCTTCGCCGCCCTGCTCGACGACCGGCGGATGCAGATCAAGGGTCTGCTGCGCGACCAGGGCGTGATCGCGGGCATCGGCAACGCCTATTCGGACGAGATCCTCCACGCCGCCCGCATGTCGCCCTACGCGATCGCCGGCACGCTCGACGATGCGGAGATCGACCGCCTGTTCGCGGCGATGCAGGAGACCCTCGCCGAGGCGGTCGCTACCGCGTCCGGCAAACCTCCGGCCGACCTCAAGGACGCCAAGCGTCGCGGCATGCGCGTGCATGCCCGGCGCGGGGAGGCCTGCCCGGTCTGCGGCGACGAGGTGCGCAGCGTCTTCTTCGCCGACCGCTCGCTGGAGTACTGCCCCACCTGCCAGACCGGCGGCAAGATCCTCGCCGACCGCCGATTGTCCCGCCTGCTCAAGTGA
- a CDS encoding GNAT family N-acetyltransferase, whose protein sequence is MLAVTLTTERLVLRAPTEADVDAITAACQDSEIARWTTVPSPYFRQDAEDFVALVAQWWEDGSQTVWGVYADGALVGMVGLHHIVEHAAGGHAELGYWVVADARGRGYLVEAARAVLDWGFAELGLARIRWQAVVGNIPSARAARALGFRFEGTMRQGLTCQRGRDDGWSAALLREDDRTPVEWQVL, encoded by the coding sequence ATGCTCGCCGTCACCCTCACCACCGAACGCCTCGTCCTCCGTGCACCGACGGAGGCGGATGTCGACGCGATCACCGCGGCCTGCCAGGACTCCGAGATCGCCCGGTGGACGACGGTGCCCTCCCCCTACTTCCGGCAGGACGCGGAGGATTTCGTGGCCCTCGTGGCGCAGTGGTGGGAGGACGGCTCGCAGACCGTCTGGGGCGTCTACGCCGACGGCGCGCTCGTGGGCATGGTGGGGCTCCACCACATCGTCGAGCACGCGGCCGGCGGCCACGCCGAGCTCGGCTACTGGGTCGTCGCCGATGCCCGCGGCCGCGGCTACCTCGTCGAGGCGGCCCGCGCGGTGCTGGACTGGGGCTTCGCGGAGCTCGGTCTCGCCCGCATCCGCTGGCAGGCCGTCGTGGGCAACATCCCCTCCGCTCGCGCCGCCCGCGCCCTCGGCTTCCGGTTCGAGGGCACGATGCGCCAGGGCCTCACCTGCCAGCGCGGACGGGACGACGGCTGGAGCGCGGCGCTGCTGCGCGAGGACGACCGGACGCCGGTCGAGTGGCAGGTGCTCTGA
- the mfd gene encoding transcription-repair coupling factor, which translates to MTVPGILRALEEASLYRDALAWAHTDADLGLVDGLDAPVLAGLLAKRAAAGHPASLLAVVPTGRRAESVAQALETYVPDAEVLTFPAWETLPHERLSPSPDTVGLRLQTLRRIAEWSGERPLVVVASVRAALQPIAGNLGDIVPLELAVGGRGTELDHVAAQLVERAYSRVDMVSRRGEFAVRGGILDVFPPTSEHPYRVEFFGDEIDQIRAFSVADQRSLPGDVPRVDLPPSRELLLTAEVRERARALIGGFPAIGGMLEKMAEGIPVEGMESLLPAVAGPLKSLAEYLPEGSATAVIDPERSTARALTLGETNREFLDAAWSAATSGASAPIDLGAGDFLTIAELREVVRDRGGVWWRLSPFGIGDATAESVEAATVIPSFHGNVDGAIAFVDAKVADGWRVVVLATGHGLVDRARDVLSDRGIAARVVETIADAPDPGVATLTVGTVEAGFQVPEAKLAVLTDNEFYGRTIGGDQRVVKKLASRRKNVVDPLQLKQGDFVVHATHGIGRFVEMTQREVSTGGRNAAKSVRDYLVLEYAPSKRGYPGDKLYVPTDQLDLLSKYVGGEAPTLSKMGGSDWAQAKGKARKAVRDIAVELVKLYSARMSAKGHAFGPDTPWQRELEEAFPFAETHDQLQTIDEIKADMERPIPMDRLLSGDVGFGKTEVAVRAAFKAIQDGKQVAMLVPTTLLVKQHLETFTERFAGFPVKVRPLSRFQTDKEARLTLQGLLDGSVDMVIGTHRILTDQVIFKDLGLMIIDEEQRFGVEHKDALKKMKTNVDILAMSATPIPRTLEMAVTGIREMSTLATPPEDRHPILSFVGPRSDKQIAAAIRREILREGQVFFVHNRVQSIQRVAAELAELVPEARIAVAHGQMGEHALEQVVDDFWERKFDVLVSTTIIETGLDISNANTIIIDRADKYGLSQLHQLRGRVGRGRERAYAYFLYDDMKPLSETAADRLQTIAVNNDLGSGMQVALKDLELRGAGNLLGAEQAGHIAGVGFDLYLRMIGEAVATFRGEEVETGQELRLELPLDARIPEDYIDSERLRLEAYQKLSAASAATAKDDAIDLVVEELVDRYGTPPDEVTGLVSIARLRRRAARAGLTDVVAMGSNLRLAPARLEDSIKVRLQRLYPKAKLVAGGEALVVPMPTVPAAVGVGVEPLPDAELLTWVDQLFTAIFPEPAKPE; encoded by the coding sequence GTGACTGTGCCGGGGATTCTGCGCGCCTTGGAAGAGGCGTCTCTGTATCGTGACGCTCTCGCCTGGGCGCACACCGACGCCGACCTCGGCCTGGTCGACGGGCTCGACGCGCCCGTGCTCGCCGGTCTCCTCGCCAAACGGGCAGCGGCCGGCCACCCGGCGTCGCTGCTGGCCGTGGTGCCGACGGGGCGACGCGCGGAGTCGGTGGCGCAGGCCCTGGAGACGTACGTCCCGGATGCCGAGGTGCTCACGTTCCCGGCCTGGGAGACCCTGCCGCACGAGCGCCTCAGCCCCAGCCCGGACACGGTCGGCCTGCGCTTGCAGACGCTGCGCCGCATCGCCGAATGGTCGGGGGAGCGTCCGCTGGTCGTCGTCGCATCGGTGCGCGCCGCGCTCCAGCCTATCGCGGGCAACCTCGGCGACATCGTGCCCCTGGAGCTCGCCGTGGGCGGCCGCGGCACCGAGCTCGACCACGTCGCCGCGCAGCTCGTCGAACGGGCCTACTCCCGCGTCGACATGGTGTCGCGACGCGGCGAGTTCGCCGTCCGCGGTGGCATCCTCGACGTGTTCCCTCCCACCTCCGAGCACCCGTATCGCGTGGAGTTCTTCGGTGACGAGATCGACCAGATCCGGGCGTTCTCCGTCGCCGACCAGCGTTCGCTCCCCGGCGACGTGCCGCGCGTCGATCTCCCGCCCAGCCGCGAACTCCTGCTGACCGCGGAGGTGCGGGAGCGTGCCCGCGCGCTCATCGGCGGCTTCCCCGCCATCGGCGGCATGCTCGAGAAGATGGCCGAGGGCATCCCGGTCGAGGGCATGGAGTCGCTGCTGCCCGCGGTCGCCGGCCCGCTGAAATCCCTCGCCGAGTACCTGCCCGAGGGCAGCGCCACCGCCGTCATCGACCCGGAGCGCTCGACCGCGCGGGCCCTCACCCTCGGCGAGACCAACCGCGAATTCCTCGACGCCGCCTGGAGCGCGGCCACCTCCGGTGCCTCGGCGCCCATCGACCTCGGTGCCGGCGACTTCCTCACGATCGCCGAACTCCGCGAGGTCGTGCGCGACCGCGGCGGGGTGTGGTGGCGCCTGAGCCCCTTCGGGATCGGTGACGCGACCGCCGAGAGCGTCGAGGCCGCCACCGTCATCCCGTCCTTCCACGGCAACGTCGACGGCGCGATCGCGTTCGTCGACGCGAAGGTCGCCGACGGCTGGCGGGTGGTCGTGCTCGCGACCGGTCACGGCCTCGTCGACCGCGCCCGCGACGTGCTCTCCGACCGCGGCATCGCGGCCCGGGTGGTGGAGACCATCGCAGACGCGCCGGACCCGGGGGTCGCGACCCTCACCGTCGGCACCGTCGAGGCCGGCTTCCAGGTGCCGGAGGCGAAGCTCGCCGTCCTCACCGACAACGAGTTCTACGGCCGCACGATCGGCGGCGATCAGCGCGTCGTCAAGAAGCTCGCCTCCCGGCGGAAGAACGTCGTCGACCCGCTGCAGCTCAAGCAGGGCGACTTCGTCGTGCACGCCACGCACGGCATCGGCCGGTTCGTCGAGATGACCCAGCGCGAGGTCTCCACCGGCGGACGCAACGCCGCGAAGTCCGTCCGCGACTACCTCGTGCTGGAGTATGCGCCTTCCAAGCGCGGCTACCCCGGCGACAAGCTGTACGTGCCCACCGACCAGCTCGACCTCCTGTCGAAGTACGTCGGCGGCGAGGCCCCGACCCTGTCGAAGATGGGCGGCAGCGACTGGGCACAGGCCAAGGGCAAGGCGCGCAAGGCGGTGCGCGACATCGCCGTCGAGCTTGTGAAGCTGTACTCCGCGCGCATGAGCGCCAAGGGGCACGCCTTCGGGCCGGACACGCCCTGGCAGCGCGAGCTGGAGGAGGCGTTCCCGTTCGCCGAGACCCACGACCAGCTGCAGACCATCGACGAGATCAAGGCCGACATGGAGCGGCCGATCCCGATGGACCGGCTGCTCTCGGGCGACGTCGGCTTCGGCAAGACCGAGGTCGCGGTCCGCGCCGCGTTCAAGGCGATCCAGGACGGCAAGCAGGTGGCGATGCTCGTCCCGACCACCCTGCTGGTCAAGCAGCACCTCGAGACGTTCACGGAGCGCTTCGCCGGGTTCCCGGTCAAGGTGCGGCCGCTGTCCCGCTTCCAGACCGACAAGGAGGCGCGGCTCACGCTGCAGGGCCTCCTCGACGGGTCGGTGGACATGGTCATCGGCACCCACCGGATCCTCACCGACCAGGTGATCTTCAAGGACCTCGGCCTCATGATCATCGACGAGGAGCAGCGGTTCGGCGTCGAGCACAAGGACGCGCTGAAGAAGATGAAGACCAACGTCGACATCCTCGCCATGAGCGCCACCCCTATCCCGCGCACCCTGGAGATGGCGGTCACCGGCATCCGCGAGATGTCGACGCTGGCCACGCCGCCGGAGGACCGGCACCCGATCCTCTCGTTCGTCGGGCCCCGCAGCGACAAGCAGATCGCCGCCGCGATCCGTCGCGAGATCCTCCGCGAGGGGCAGGTCTTCTTCGTGCACAACCGTGTGCAGTCGATCCAGCGGGTGGCGGCCGAGCTCGCCGAGCTGGTCCCCGAGGCGCGGATCGCCGTCGCCCACGGACAGATGGGCGAGCACGCGCTGGAGCAGGTCGTCGACGACTTCTGGGAACGCAAGTTCGACGTGCTCGTCTCGACCACCATCATCGAGACCGGTCTGGACATCTCCAACGCGAACACGATCATCATCGACCGCGCCGACAAGTACGGCCTCAGTCAGCTCCACCAGCTGCGCGGCCGGGTGGGTCGCGGACGGGAGCGGGCCTACGCGTACTTCCTCTACGACGACATGAAGCCGCTGAGCGAGACCGCGGCCGACCGGCTGCAGACCATCGCGGTCAACAACGACCTCGGCTCCGGCATGCAGGTCGCCCTGAAGGATCTCGAGCTCCGCGGTGCCGGCAACCTCCTCGGCGCCGAGCAGGCCGGACACATCGCGGGGGTCGGTTTCGACCTCTATCTGCGCATGATCGGCGAGGCCGTCGCGACCTTCCGCGGCGAAGAGGTCGAGACCGGGCAGGAGCTGCGGCTCGAGCTGCCGCTGGACGCCCGCATCCCCGAGGACTATATCGACAGCGAGCGCCTGCGGCTCGAGGCGTATCAGAAGCTCTCCGCCGCCTCGGCCGCGACCGCGAAGGACGACGCTATCGACCTCGTCGTGGAGGAGCTCGTCGACCGGTACGGCACGCCGCCGGACGAGGTCACCGGACTCGTGTCCATCGCCCGACTCCGGCGGCGGGCGGCCAGGGCCGGACTCACCGATGTCGTGGCGATGGGCTCGAACCTTCGCCTCGCGCCCGCCCGCCTGGAGGACTCGATCAAGGTCCGGCTGCAGCGGCTGTACCCGAAGGCGAAGCTCGTCGCCGGGGGCGAGGCCCTGGTCGTGCCCATGCCCACCGTGCCCGCCGCGGTCGGGGTCGGCGTGGAGCCGTTGCCCGACGCCGAACTCCTCACCTGGGTCGACCAGCTCTTCACCGCCATCTTCCCCGAGCCCGCCAAGCCCGAGTGA
- a CDS encoding gamma carbonic anhydrase family protein gives MLYEHLGARPRIHDTAVVAPTAVISGDVELGPGCQVLHGAVITAEGGPITLGEHVIVMENALIRATAANAVHIGSHTLVGTLASIAGATVGEEVFFASGARVFNGALVGDGCEVRVNAIVHRRAVLPSGTVVPIGWVAVGDPVQLLSPDRDAEIAAAQPELDFPGHVFGVDRDTPDLMVQLTERYGSSLARHADDRQV, from the coding sequence ATGTTGTACGAGCACCTCGGGGCTCGGCCCCGCATCCATGACACCGCCGTCGTCGCTCCCACCGCCGTGATCTCCGGCGACGTGGAGCTCGGGCCCGGCTGCCAGGTGCTGCACGGCGCCGTCATCACGGCGGAGGGCGGTCCGATCACGCTCGGTGAACACGTCATCGTGATGGAGAACGCGCTGATCCGGGCGACCGCGGCGAACGCCGTCCACATCGGCTCCCATACCCTCGTCGGCACGCTCGCCAGCATCGCCGGGGCGACGGTGGGGGAGGAGGTCTTCTTCGCGTCCGGGGCCCGCGTCTTCAACGGGGCGCTCGTCGGTGACGGGTGCGAGGTGCGGGTCAACGCGATCGTGCATCGCCGGGCCGTGCTGCCCTCGGGCACGGTGGTGCCGATCGGGTGGGTCGCGGTCGGCGATCCCGTTCAGCTGCTCTCACCCGACCGGGACGCCGAGATCGCGGCGGCGCAGCCCGAGCTCGACTTCCCCGGACACGTCTTCGGCGTCGATCGCGATACGCCCGATCTCATGGTCCAGCTCACGGAGCGCTACGGCAGCTCCCTCGCGCGGCACGCCGACGATCGTCAGGTCTGA
- the gdhA gene encoding NADP-specific glutamate dehydrogenase yields MTVTTPTDFHPLADSVQPVFDTVLARSPHEPEFHQAVHEVLHSIAPVLERHPEYVDGGILERLVEPERQIMFRVPWVDDAGKLQVNRGYRIQFSSVLGPYKGGLRFHPSVNLSIIKFLGFEQIFKNALTGQGIGGGKGGSDFDPHGKSDAEVMRFCQSFMNELYRHLGEHTDVPAGDIGVGGREIGYLFGQYRKVTNRHESGMFTGKGTGWGGAEVRTEATGYGAVFFAQEMLAVHSDSLAGKRVGISGSGNVAIYAIQKAAQLGATAVTASDSSGYVVDDAGIDLDLLRQIKEVERARIVEYANRRPSARFVESGSVWEVPVDIAVPSATQNEVSLADAEALIANGVRAVSEGANMPCVPEAVEAFQTAGVLFAPGKAANAGGVATSALEMSQNASRQRWSFGDSEDKLREIMGDIHRAAFEAAERHGVPGDYVAGANIAGFERVAAAMLAQGVI; encoded by the coding sequence GTGACCGTCACCACCCCCACCGACTTCCACCCGCTCGCCGACTCCGTGCAGCCCGTCTTCGACACGGTGCTCGCGCGCAGTCCGCACGAGCCGGAGTTCCACCAGGCCGTCCACGAGGTGCTGCACTCCATCGCCCCGGTGCTGGAGCGCCACCCGGAATACGTAGACGGCGGAATCCTGGAGCGTCTGGTCGAGCCGGAGCGGCAGATCATGTTCCGGGTGCCGTGGGTCGACGACGCCGGGAAGCTGCAGGTCAACCGCGGCTACCGCATCCAGTTCTCCTCGGTGCTCGGTCCGTACAAGGGCGGACTGCGCTTCCACCCCTCGGTCAACCTCTCGATCATCAAGTTCCTCGGGTTCGAGCAGATCTTCAAGAACGCGCTCACCGGTCAGGGCATCGGCGGCGGCAAGGGCGGCTCCGACTTCGACCCGCACGGCAAATCGGACGCCGAGGTCATGCGCTTCTGCCAGTCGTTCATGAACGAGCTCTACCGCCACCTCGGCGAGCACACCGACGTCCCCGCGGGTGACATCGGCGTCGGCGGCCGCGAGATCGGCTACCTCTTCGGCCAGTACCGCAAGGTCACCAACCGCCATGAGTCGGGCATGTTCACCGGCAAGGGCACCGGATGGGGCGGGGCCGAGGTGCGGACCGAGGCCACCGGCTACGGCGCCGTGTTCTTCGCGCAGGAGATGCTCGCCGTGCACAGCGACTCCCTGGCGGGCAAGCGCGTGGGCATCTCGGGCTCGGGGAACGTCGCGATCTACGCCATCCAGAAGGCCGCGCAGCTCGGCGCCACCGCGGTCACCGCCTCCGACTCCTCCGGCTACGTCGTCGACGACGCCGGCATCGACCTCGATCTGCTGCGTCAGATCAAGGAGGTCGAGCGCGCCCGCATCGTCGAGTACGCGAACCGCCGCCCGAGCGCACGCTTCGTGGAGAGCGGCAGCGTGTGGGAGGTGCCGGTCGACATCGCGGTGCCTTCCGCCACTCAGAACGAGGTCAGCCTCGCCGACGCCGAGGCCCTGATCGCCAACGGGGTGCGTGCCGTCTCCGAGGGCGCCAACATGCCGTGCGTGCCCGAGGCCGTCGAGGCGTTCCAGACGGCCGGCGTGCTGTTCGCCCCCGGCAAGGCCGCCAACGCGGGCGGCGTCGCGACCTCGGCGCTGGAGATGAGCCAGAACGCCTCGCGGCAGCGCTGGAGCTTCGGCGACAGCGAGGACAAGCTCCGCGAGATCATGGGCGACATCCACCGCGCCGCCTTCGAGGCCGCCGAGCGCCACGGGGTCCCCGGCGACTACGTCGCGGGCGCCAACATCGCGGGCTTCGAGCGCGTCGCGGCGGCGATGCTCGCCCAGGGCGTCATCTGA